In Bacillus cytotoxicus NVH 391-98, the following are encoded in one genomic region:
- the hemE gene encoding uroporphyrinogen decarboxylase, giving the protein MVRNINETFLKACKGERTDYVPAWYMRQAGRSQPEYRKIKEKYSLFEITHNPELCAYVTKLPVDQYNVDAAILYKDIMSPLPAIGVDVEIKSGIGPVIENPIRSMQDVEKLGEIHPEEDVPYILDTIRLLTAEMLDVPLIGFSGAPFTLASYMIEGGPSRNYHKTKAFMYAEPKAWFALMDKLSDMVIAYLKAQIQAGAKAVQVFDSWVGTVNVADYRIFIKPAMERIFAQVREMNVPMIMHGVGAGHLANEWNDLPLDVVGLDWRLSIEEARTRGIHKAVQGNMDPSLLLAPWNVIEEHVKGILDQGMKQPGYVFNLGHGVFPEVNPDTLKRLTAFIHEYSKEQLAK; this is encoded by the coding sequence TTGGTAAGAAATATAAATGAGACGTTTTTAAAAGCATGTAAAGGGGAACGAACCGATTATGTACCGGCGTGGTATATGAGACAAGCAGGGCGTTCTCAACCAGAATATAGAAAGATTAAAGAAAAGTATTCTTTATTTGAAATTACACACAACCCGGAGCTTTGTGCCTATGTAACAAAACTTCCAGTTGATCAATACAATGTCGATGCGGCGATTCTATATAAAGATATTATGTCACCGCTTCCAGCAATTGGTGTTGATGTAGAAATAAAATCTGGAATTGGACCAGTAATCGAGAATCCAATTCGTTCTATGCAAGATGTAGAGAAGCTTGGTGAAATTCATCCAGAAGAAGATGTACCATATATATTAGATACCATTCGATTGTTAACAGCAGAAATGTTGGATGTTCCGCTTATCGGTTTTTCAGGTGCACCATTTACATTAGCAAGTTATATGATTGAAGGCGGTCCGTCTCGCAACTACCATAAAACAAAAGCGTTTATGTATGCAGAACCAAAAGCTTGGTTTGCATTAATGGATAAGCTTTCAGATATGGTCATTGCGTATTTGAAAGCACAAATTCAGGCTGGGGCAAAGGCAGTACAAGTGTTTGATTCTTGGGTTGGTACAGTGAATGTAGCAGATTATCGCATATTTATTAAACCAGCAATGGAGCGTATTTTTGCACAGGTTCGTGAAATGAACGTACCGATGATCATGCACGGTGTTGGAGCAGGTCACTTAGCAAACGAATGGAATGACTTGCCGCTTGATGTAGTAGGATTAGATTGGCGCTTGTCAATTGAAGAGGCGCGTACGCGCGGTATTCATAAAGCAGTACAAGGTAATATGGATCCTTCGCTATTACTTGCACCATGGAATGTCATTGAAGAGCATGTAAAAGGCATTTTAGACCAAGGAATGAAACAACCTGGCTATGTCTTTAATTTAGGTCACGGTGTATTTCCAGAGGTGAATCCTGATACGTTAAAACGTTTAACAGCGTTTATTCATGAATATTCGAAAGAGCAGTTAGCGAAGTAA
- the hemH gene encoding ferrochelatase produces MKKKIGLLVMAYGTPYKEEDIERYYTHIRRGRKPSPEMLQDLTERYRAIGGISPLAAITLEQAKRLEQRLNEMQDDVEFHMYLGLKHIEPFIEDAVQAMHRDGIKEAIALVLAPHYSTFSVKSYIGRAQEEAAKCEDLTIHGIESWYKEPKFIQYWVDAVKSIYDGMPEEEREKAVLIVSAHSLPEKIIALGDPYPEQLSETAEYIARGAEVPNYAVGWQSAGNTPDPWIGPDVQDLTKELYEKYGYTSFVYAPVGFVAEHLEVLYDNDIECKIVTDEIGAKYYRPEMPNASEAFIDCLADVVLKKQEEVL; encoded by the coding sequence ATGAAAAAGAAAATTGGTTTGCTTGTTATGGCATACGGAACACCATATAAAGAAGAGGATATTGAACGTTACTATACGCATATTCGTAGAGGACGAAAGCCAAGTCCTGAAATGTTACAGGATTTAACAGAGCGTTATCGTGCGATTGGTGGTATTTCTCCTTTAGCTGCTATTACATTAGAACAAGCGAAAAGACTAGAACAGCGTTTAAATGAAATGCAGGATGATGTGGAATTTCATATGTATCTTGGGTTAAAGCATATTGAGCCTTTTATTGAAGATGCTGTACAAGCTATGCATCGTGATGGAATAAAAGAGGCGATTGCTCTTGTTCTTGCCCCTCATTATTCTACTTTTAGCGTGAAATCTTATATTGGACGAGCACAAGAAGAAGCAGCGAAATGTGAAGATTTAACGATTCATGGCATTGAGAGCTGGTATAAAGAGCCGAAATTTATTCAGTATTGGGTAGATGCGGTGAAAAGCATATATGACGGCATGCCAGAAGAAGAACGTGAAAAAGCAGTTTTAATTGTATCTGCGCATAGTTTACCGGAAAAAATTATCGCATTAGGCGACCCATATCCAGAGCAATTAAGTGAAACGGCAGAATATATTGCTCGTGGTGCAGAAGTTCCAAATTACGCGGTTGGTTGGCAAAGTGCCGGCAACACACCTGATCCATGGATTGGACCAGATGTGCAAGATTTAACGAAGGAGCTGTATGAAAAGTACGGTTACACTTCATTTGTATATGCACCAGTTGGTTTTGTAGCGGAGCATTTGGAAGTATTATATGACAATGATATTGAATGTAAAATCGTTACAGATGAAATCGGGGCGAAATATTATCGCCCAGAGATGCCAAACGCATCGGAAGCATTTATCGATTGTTTAGCGGACGTTGTGCTTAAGAAACAAGAAGAAGTATTGTAA
- the hemY gene encoding protoporphyrinogen oxidase, which produces MKKRVVIIGGGIAGLTAAYYLQKEIREQGLQIDMLLIEASGKVGGKIQTVRKEGFTIERGPDSFLERKESAARLVKEVGLGDELVNNKAGQSFVLVNNQLHKIPSGSMMGIPTQITPFLFSGLFSPIGKLRASFDFVLPRSKPVSDQSLGQFFRRRFGNEVVENLIEPLLAGIYAGDIDQMSLMATFPKVYQIEQKYRSISLGMRALAPKRTKDVKPKGMFLTLKTGLESLVEAIEEKLDTNTVMKGTRVEKVKKLGDGYEITLSNGKEIEADAVIIAAPHKGLPSMFGQYKEFRFFRNIPATSVANVALAFPKEAIKRDIDGTGFVVSRNSDFSITACTWAHKKWPHTTPEGKVLLRCYVGRPGDEAIVEQTDEEIIQFVLEDLQKTMDIVERPDFTVVSRWKDAMPQYTVGHKKRMKKLTAFLKQELPGIYLAGSSYAGSGLPDCIDQGEAAVKYVLSYLEERNKTKLIAQ; this is translated from the coding sequence TTGAAAAAAAGAGTGGTTATCATTGGTGGTGGAATTGCGGGATTGACAGCAGCGTATTACTTGCAAAAAGAAATTCGTGAACAAGGGTTGCAGATTGATATGTTGTTAATAGAAGCGTCAGGTAAGGTTGGCGGGAAAATTCAAACCGTTCGAAAAGAAGGATTTACAATTGAACGCGGCCCAGATTCTTTCCTCGAAAGAAAAGAAAGTGCAGCTCGATTGGTGAAAGAAGTCGGTTTAGGAGACGAGCTTGTAAATAATAAAGCAGGTCAGTCATTTGTTCTTGTGAACAATCAATTGCACAAAATTCCGAGCGGATCTATGATGGGAATTCCGACACAAATTACGCCGTTTCTATTTTCAGGATTGTTTTCTCCGATTGGTAAATTAAGGGCTAGTTTTGATTTTGTACTTCCGCGTTCAAAACCAGTTTCGGATCAATCACTAGGCCAATTTTTTCGGCGTCGTTTCGGAAATGAAGTGGTTGAAAATTTAATTGAACCATTGCTCGCTGGTATTTATGCAGGGGATATTGATCAAATGAGTTTGATGGCAACATTCCCAAAAGTTTATCAAATAGAGCAGAAGTACCGCAGTATTTCGCTTGGTATGCGTGCGTTAGCACCAAAACGAACAAAAGATGTGAAACCAAAAGGGATGTTTCTAACATTAAAAACAGGCTTAGAGTCGTTAGTTGAGGCAATAGAAGAAAAACTTGATACGAATACAGTGATGAAGGGAACGCGCGTTGAAAAAGTGAAAAAGCTGGGCGATGGCTATGAAATCACTCTTAGCAACGGAAAAGAAATAGAGGCAGATGCAGTTATCATTGCAGCTCCGCATAAAGGATTGCCATCTATGTTCGGGCAGTATAAAGAGTTCCGCTTCTTCCGCAATATTCCGGCAACCTCTGTAGCGAATGTCGCACTAGCTTTTCCGAAAGAAGCCATTAAGCGCGATATTGATGGAACTGGATTTGTCGTATCAAGAAATAGTGATTTTTCCATTACAGCTTGCACGTGGGCACATAAAAAGTGGCCACATACAACGCCGGAAGGGAAAGTATTGTTGCGCTGCTATGTAGGGCGTCCTGGCGATGAAGCCATTGTAGAACAAACAGATGAAGAAATAATTCAATTTGTATTAGAAGATTTACAAAAAACAATGGATATAGTAGAGAGGCCAGACTTTACTGTCGTGAGCCGCTGGAAAGATGCTATGCCGCAATATACAGTTGGACATAAAAAAAGAATGAAAAAACTAACAGCATTTCTAAAACAAGAACTACCAGGCATATATTTAGCTGGTAGCTCCTATGCTGGCTCTGGTCTTCCAGATTGCATTGATCAAGGTGAGGCGGCTGTAAAATATGTATTATCTTATTTAGAAGAACGCAATAAAACAAAATTAATCGCGCAATAA
- a CDS encoding GNAT family N-acetyltransferase: MIDTEWNREDPSYIRKRLGEYNIKHLSEKDMNFIGEDFCFKIKDEEGNILGGISGNTKMQSLVIQFLWIDESLQGKGFGKKLIKKAEKFAVEKKCRIIKVDTFSFQAPDFYKNLGFEVYGTVEDFPEGHNHYFLFKKL, translated from the coding sequence GTGATTGACACAGAGTGGAACCGAGAGGATCCCTCTTACATTCGGAAAAGGCTAGGGGAATACAATATAAAGCATCTGTCAGAAAAAGATATGAACTTCATTGGCGAAGATTTTTGTTTTAAAATTAAAGATGAAGAAGGGAACATCCTTGGCGGCATTTCAGGAAATACTAAAATGCAAAGTCTTGTCATTCAATTTCTTTGGATTGATGAAAGCCTTCAAGGGAAAGGGTTTGGCAAAAAGCTTATCAAAAAGGCTGAAAAATTCGCTGTGGAGAAGAAATGCCGAATAATCAAGGTAGATACGTTTAGTTTTCAAGCTCCTGATTTTTATAAAAACTTAGGTTTCGAGGTTTATGGCACAGTAGAAGATTTCCCCGAAGGACATAACCATTATTTTTTATTTAAAAAATTATAA
- a CDS encoding DUF6359 domain-containing protein, whose protein sequence is MAVKKVIGIVLSFILFISFTGTIVKAEETNSLSVLDAIQQFQQHGKSKGVVEGYIVGYTQSPSKYTRDPAKFGDTNVAIADSPDETNPEKGMPVQLPKGDVRAAVNVKDHPENVGKKVQLTGTLELYFSSPGLKAVTAYKFPGELENRVSKVTASPNGREVEKGTLVTLTTRTEGATIYYTLDGSEPTNQSIRYYEPIVLQEDTVIQAIGVKEGSESSPVATFSFTVVKGEKVHIHDIQGKAHISPCKGKKVRNVEGIVTALDKYGFYMQDAQPDDDPATSEGIYVYQKDADVKVGDVVQVDGQVEEHVGAGYAERFETDLTTTEIKATRATIKASHVPLPEAVVLGEHGVKIPDEIIDNDAFGVFDPQEDAIDFYESLEGMRVTLPTPKVVAPQKHGNLYVTIANGSNKVVTKYGTPLLSETQLNPERLSLKVPRNHVAKVGDTFNGDITGVVGYDYSAYRISPVTELPSVIDGGFKQVGAKIQPRLGRVTVATYNMENFSANQKETSDEKVKALAYSIKYNLKMPDIIGVQEMQDNNGTINDGTTDASLSAKRIIDAVQAIHGPKYEYVEVAPLNNQDGGAPGANIRVGFFYNSSRVKLADQPKLLETNPTRIGQDNPLFESTRKPLAAEFTFQGQHLVVISNHLNSKIGDAPPFGSIQPLVWKSEEKRVQLAQEVNRFVKGIQKRDANAPVVVVGDMNDFEFSKPLQALKGDTLQNMLETVSKENRYTYIHEGNAQVLDHILVTNNIANHTIVDPVHLNTNMMKEHGRVSDHDPVLAQIDLKKARSV, encoded by the coding sequence ATGGCGGTGAAGAAAGTAATCGGTATCGTTTTATCATTTATACTGTTTATTTCATTTACAGGAACGATAGTGAAAGCGGAAGAAACGAATTCGTTATCAGTGCTTGATGCGATTCAACAGTTTCAGCAGCATGGTAAAAGTAAAGGGGTAGTAGAAGGATATATTGTTGGATATACACAAAGTCCGTCAAAGTATACGAGAGATCCAGCGAAGTTTGGAGATACAAATGTAGCAATTGCAGATTCTCCAGATGAGACCAATCCGGAGAAGGGTATGCCTGTTCAGTTGCCAAAAGGGGACGTAAGAGCAGCAGTGAATGTGAAAGATCATCCTGAAAATGTTGGGAAGAAAGTTCAATTGACAGGTACATTAGAGTTATATTTTAGTAGTCCTGGTTTAAAAGCAGTAACAGCGTACAAGTTTCCAGGAGAATTAGAAAATCGTGTAAGCAAAGTCACTGCGTCACCGAATGGGAGAGAAGTGGAAAAGGGAACGCTTGTTACATTAACGACGAGGACAGAAGGGGCGACGATCTATTATACGCTAGATGGATCAGAGCCTACGAATCAAAGTATTCGTTATTATGAACCGATTGTTTTACAAGAAGATACGGTGATTCAGGCAATTGGGGTAAAGGAAGGGAGTGAGTCTTCACCAGTTGCTACGTTTTCGTTTACAGTGGTAAAAGGTGAGAAAGTACACATTCATGATATTCAAGGGAAAGCGCATATTTCTCCTTGTAAAGGGAAAAAAGTGCGCAATGTAGAAGGGATAGTCACTGCGTTAGATAAATACGGTTTTTATATGCAAGATGCACAGCCTGATGACGACCCAGCTACTTCAGAAGGAATTTACGTGTATCAGAAAGATGCTGATGTGAAAGTGGGAGACGTTGTCCAAGTAGATGGACAAGTGGAGGAGCATGTTGGAGCTGGATATGCGGAACGATTTGAAACAGATTTAACTACGACAGAAATTAAGGCAACTCGCGCAACCATAAAGGCGAGTCATGTGCCACTTCCAGAAGCAGTTGTGCTAGGGGAGCATGGCGTGAAGATTCCAGATGAAATCATTGATAATGATGCATTCGGTGTTTTTGATCCGCAGGAAGATGCGATTGATTTTTATGAAAGCTTAGAAGGTATGCGAGTTACACTTCCAACACCAAAAGTGGTTGCACCGCAGAAGCATGGGAATTTATATGTAACGATTGCAAATGGTAGCAATAAAGTGGTAACGAAATATGGAACGCCGCTTTTAAGTGAGACGCAACTCAATCCAGAACGCTTATCTTTAAAAGTACCTCGTAACCATGTAGCAAAAGTTGGTGATACTTTTAACGGTGATATAACAGGAGTAGTAGGTTATGATTATAGCGCATACCGCATTTCGCCAGTGACGGAATTACCATCTGTGATAGACGGAGGGTTTAAACAAGTGGGAGCAAAGATTCAGCCTCGGCTTGGGAGAGTAACAGTCGCTACATATAACATGGAAAACTTTTCTGCAAATCAAAAGGAAACATCTGATGAAAAAGTAAAAGCGCTCGCGTATTCGATTAAATATAATTTAAAAATGCCGGATATTATTGGTGTGCAAGAGATGCAAGATAATAATGGAACAATAAATGATGGCACAACAGATGCTTCATTAAGTGCAAAACGTATAATTGATGCGGTGCAAGCAATCCATGGTCCAAAGTATGAATATGTAGAAGTAGCGCCTCTAAACAATCAAGATGGAGGAGCGCCGGGAGCGAATATTCGCGTCGGTTTTTTCTATAATTCATCGCGCGTAAAACTAGCGGATCAACCAAAATTGTTAGAGACAAATCCGACACGCATTGGGCAGGACAATCCGTTATTTGAAAGCACCCGTAAACCATTAGCCGCTGAATTTACATTCCAAGGTCAACATCTAGTTGTTATTTCTAATCATTTAAACTCAAAAATAGGTGATGCACCGCCATTTGGAAGCATACAACCACTGGTATGGAAAAGCGAAGAAAAACGAGTACAGCTGGCCCAAGAAGTGAATCGTTTTGTGAAAGGAATTCAAAAACGAGATGCGAACGCACCTGTTGTTGTAGTAGGGGATATGAACGATTTTGAATTCTCTAAACCACTGCAAGCGCTAAAAGGCGACACATTACAAAATATGTTAGAAACTGTTTCAAAAGAAAATCGGTACACATATATTCATGAAGGGAATGCACAAGTACTAGATCACATCTTAGTGACAAATAATATTGCAAATCATACAATTGTAGATCCAGTACACTTAAATACAAATATGATGAAGGAGCACGGCCGCGTCAGCGATCATGACCCGGTGCTTGCGCAAATTGATTTGAAAAAAGCCCGTTCAGTTTAG
- a CDS encoding membrane protein → MIRALRLQIKQAFLNPLSMCFLCSMFVLLFIYHYYYVLQYINSVPDELLTTSYKWIGFRDNEMDVYLLLMPIIATLPFSTSYNADRLEEFKSFISKEVSFLSYLYTKYIVTFFCGGFLYIFPFLLSLLLCKLTIPDGVPSVTNNLINTNGMFASLYYDSPITYISVYIGINFLFAGFMAVLGLAASMWSQKDYMAILFPFTVSSLPYVILNIIFPTIGGAPIHLYDPKQPLQGMSPYILTLQYTLFGIVSLFMYIKGTRKDKKKYTRKLQKRMRCKQTLKITS, encoded by the coding sequence ATGATTCGTGCACTTCGCTTACAAATTAAACAAGCTTTTTTAAATCCGCTCTCGATGTGTTTTTTATGCAGTATGTTCGTTCTTCTTTTTATATATCACTATTACTACGTTTTACAATATATTAATTCTGTACCAGACGAATTATTAACAACATCCTATAAGTGGATTGGATTTCGTGATAATGAAATGGATGTTTATTTATTGTTAATGCCCATTATCGCTACTTTACCTTTTAGCACAAGTTATAACGCTGATAGATTAGAAGAATTTAAGTCTTTTATAAGTAAAGAAGTTTCCTTTCTTTCGTATTTATACACAAAATATATCGTTACCTTTTTTTGTGGTGGATTCCTTTACATTTTTCCGTTCTTACTTTCTTTATTACTTTGTAAGCTCACAATACCAGATGGTGTACCATCCGTAACAAATAATTTAATCAATACAAATGGCATGTTTGCATCATTGTATTATGATTCTCCGATCACTTATATCTCTGTATACATTGGGATTAATTTTTTATTTGCTGGTTTCATGGCTGTGTTAGGTCTAGCTGCCTCTATGTGGTCGCAAAAAGATTACATGGCGATTTTATTTCCATTCACTGTAAGTTCACTTCCCTATGTTATTTTAAATATTATTTTTCCTACCATTGGAGGAGCACCTATTCATCTATATGATCCGAAACAACCACTGCAAGGAATGTCTCCGTACATTCTTACTCTGCAATATACATTGTTTGGAATCGTTAGTTTATTTATGTATATAAAAGGAACAAGAAAAGATAAAAAGAAATATACACGTAAATTGCAAAAAAGAATGCGCTGCAAACAAACGTTAAAAATTACATCATAA